The following are from one region of the Cryptococcus deuterogattii R265 chromosome 8, complete sequence genome:
- a CDS encoding hexaprenyl-diphosphate synthase has product MLRRSALSTRAFLKHPISSAFSFSLSQRRSLVPSSPVKRPESTWAAATTEAHRVLTPPPASSASTATSLDDPLSAINSEIGNLKSSLWRMLGSSNPTLDTVAKYYFQAEGKHLRPLLVLLMSQATNGLGGKGWDEAKLEATRRKVDDSLTAEGGVLNDWNPEVSGPEPSSGLGSMVFASPFRISEAGASAIPEPEALPSQFDELLGGENGQPVILPTQRRLASITEMIHVASLLHDDVIDASSLRRGTPSAPSTFGNKLSILSGDFLLGRASVALARLGSREVVELLATVIANLVEGEVMQLRATSEPEKAPTAKGFEDYMRKTYLKTASLMAKSARAAVVLGGCGSVNEEGAWVKDIAYGYGRNLGIAFQLIDDALDFLPPDPSLGKPSLGADLRLGLATAPALFAWETQPSMGPLILRKFTEPGDVEAARDLVARSDGLQRTVELAREFAGEARRLVEMLPESGARDALVQLTVKVVERVK; this is encoded by the exons ATGCTCCGTCGCTCAGCCCTTTCAACCAGGGCGTTCCTCAAGCACCCGATctcctcagccttctccttctccctctcacAGCGACGCTCATTGgtcccctcttctccagttAAGCGGCCGGAGTCTACCTGGGCAGCTGCCACCACAGAAGCCCATCGAGTCCTTACACCTCCGCCCGCAAGTTCAGCTTCAACAGCTACTTCACTTGATGACCCATTATCCGCCATTAACTCTGAGATTGGTAACCTCAAATCCAGTCTATGGCGTATGCTCGGCTCTTCCAATCCTACTCTCGACACAGTCGCAAAGTATTATTTTCAAGCTGAAGGGAAGCATCTCAGGCCGTTGCTGGTATTGCTTATGAGTCAGGCTACCAACGGATTAGGTGGTAAGGGATGGGATGAGGCGAAACTTGAAGCGACTAGGAGAAAAGTGGATGACAGTCTTACAGCTGAAGGAGGTGTGCTGAATGACTGGAACCCAGAAGTCTCTGGACCGGAGCCTTCGTCAGGTTTGGGAAGTATGGTGTTCGCCTCACCGTTTAGAATATCCGAGGCTGGAGCATCCGCAATCCCAGAGCCTGaagctcttccttcccagtTCGACGAATTATTAGGAGGGGAGAACGGTCAGCCTGTAATCTTGCCTACTCAAAGGCGGTTGGCCAGCATTACGGAAATGATCCATGTCGCTTCTTTGTTACATGACGACGTCATTGACGCTTCCTCTCTGCGACGTGGTACCCCTTCGGCTCCATCAACCTTCGGCAACAAgctctccattctctctGGTGATTTCCTGTTGGGTCGTGCTTCTGTCGCTCTTGCCCGTCTTGGATCTCGAGAAGTTGTTGAATTGCTTGCTACCGTCATCGCGAACCTTGTAGAAGGCGAAGTGATGCAATTAAGGGCAACAAGCGAACCGGAGAAGGCTCCTACGGCGAAAGGTTTTGAGGATTACATGAGGAAGACATACTTGAAGACCGCGAGTTTGATGGCCAAGAGTGCAAGGGCCGCTGTCGTTCTTGGTGGTTGCGGATCTGTAAACGAAGAGGGAGCCTGGGTGAAGGATATTGCATATGGATATGGCAGGAACCTGGGTATCGCTTTTCAG CTGATCGACGATGCCCTTgacttcctccctcccgATCCTTCTCTCGGCAAACCTTCCCTTGGTGCCGATCTTCGTTTAGGTCTTGCCACGGCGCCCGCCCTTTTCGCCTGGGAGACTCAGCCTTCGATGGGtcccctcatcctccgtAAATTCACTGAACCGGGAGATGTTGAGGCTGCCCGAGATCTTGTGGCCAGGAGCGATGGATTGCAGAGGACAGTGGAGTTGGCTAGGGAGTTTGCTGGTGAGGCGAGAAGGTTAGTCGAAATGTTGCCGGAGAGCGGAGCGAGGGATGCGTTGGTACAACTAACAGTTAAGGTCGTGGAGCGAGTCAAATAG
- a CDS encoding protein KRI1, which yields MKAQVPKSDKSSSSSGSEEDYSSDYSSSSEDVTEDEEGNELTPALDAAILRTLSKIKKREGVYGGENVLQEELRKAQEIAEQRGLKSNVVKKVAEKPYLLADYHRSKLLAGEDQEEELDSAEPLTHVESQRRLRQEAVSAFKTLAAESGDDSNEDFIQKRETDAQEIDDGDEEYKKFMLEFGGGEEEVRKILGMGDQPAILKALADEEEEGEEEKAAVSKIEKEEMARQKQEKKAKKAKDDDDFLMNYILNRGWIDRSEKLVPTYDEVVGPSTEDVEEVATQIKSTKPKSSHPWGELDEESDFEDRAEEFETEYNFRFEEPGSSTIATHPREIPSLVRRADDTRKSKRARRAERKAAEKAAKEEEIKREKGKKRREMEKRMNVLKHDLEKEGFKDLEWGKLEKVLDGEWDENVWEKIVGGMLSKGDEQEDEDDNEKPTWDDELGDAEYDEEEEEGDFKYEFANEEDEGMSMDIEEDEGPINMDADFMAEEPSKKSKKKDKKKNKNQERSPSPLPEDEENQLSIPEKAHALKQAVESYNALAHEDIIDDMPTRFKYTPSAPASFGLTPVEILLATDDELNKLVTMKGIAPYRKGGIGMQGKGLGKRVRELKDKLRERRWGEEPSQSKSREEKKEKKRKRYDDEERGHGEKQEKKSEGEITEKSEKVRNGKRLGKKERMRLQKAAEAAGAAGAAVGEPESVPGEKKRKVESGETLADAPAANGEEAGDKKKRRKKKKSKADGEA from the exons ATGAAAG CTCAAGTCCCGAAATCCGACAaatcgtcctcttcttccggctCCGAGGAAGACTACTCTTCGGATTACAGTTCCTCATCTGAAGATGTTaccgaggacgaggagggcAATGAACTAACTCCCGCGTTAGACGCCGCTATTTTGAGAACTCTTAGCAAaatcaagaagagagaaggtgTTTATGGTGGGGAAAATGTTCTTCAAGAAGAGTTGCGAAAGGCTCAAGAGATTGCCGAGCAGAGGGGCTTAAAGAGCAACGTAGTCAAGAAGGTTGCCGAAAAG CCCTACCTTCTTGCCGACTATCACCGTAGCAAGTTACTTGCAGGCGAAGaccaagaggaagagctcgaCTCTGCCGAACCTCTAACCCACGTTGAGTCTCAACGTCGGCTACGTCAAGAGGCCGTCTCAGCCTTCAAAACCCTTGCTGCTGAATCTGGTGATGATTCAAATGAAGACTTTATCCAAAAGAGAGAAACGGACGCtcaagagattgatgacGGTGATGAAGAGTACAAAAAGTTCATGCTCGAGTTTGGTggcggtgaagaggaagtgaggaagatCCTTGGTATGGGTGATCAGCCTGCCATTCTCAAGGCCTTagcggatgaagaagaagagggtgaggaggagaaggctgcGGTAAGCaagattgagaaggaggagatggcaaggcagaaacaagaaaagaaggcgaagaaagctaaggatgatgatgatttcctCATGAA CTACATCCTCAACCGTGGCTGGATCGACCGATCTGAAAAGCTTGTCCCTACGTACGACGAAGTTGTTGGACCATCCACCGAAGATGTCGAAGAAGTTGCTACCCAGATTAAGTCTACCAAACCCAAATCTAGCCACCCCTGGGGAGAGCTTGACGAAGAGTCCGACTTTGAAGACCGTGCCGAGGAGTTTGAGACTGAATACAATTTCCGATTCGAAGAGCCCGGATCCTCGACCATTGCCACTCACCCTCGTGAGATTCCTTCGCTTGTTCGTAGGGCCGATGATACTCGAAAATCCAAGCGTGCTAGGCGAGCAGAGAGGAAGGCTGCTGAGAAGGCTGctaaggaggaggagattaagagagaaaagggcaagaagcggagagagatggagaagcgAATGAACGTCTTGAAACACGAcctggagaaggaaggcttCAAGGATTTGGAGTGGGGCAAGCTCGAAAAGGTGTTGGATGGAGAATGGGACGAAAATGTCTGGGAAAAGATTGTTGGTGGTATGTTAAGCAAGGGTGATGAGCAggag gacgaggacgacAACGAAAAGCCCACTTGGGATGACGAACTTGGGGACGCCGAGtacgatgaggaggaagaagagggagattTCAAGTATGAATTTGCtaatgaagaggatgagggtaTGAGTATGGACatcgaggaggacgaaggaCCTATCAACATGGACGCTGACTTTATGGCTGAGGAACCCTCCAAGAAAtccaaaaagaaggataagaagaagaacaagaatCAAGAAcgctctccctctcctttgccggaagacgaagagaacCAGCTTTCTATTCCCGAGAAAGCCCATGCTCTCAAACAAGCTGTCGAATCTTATAATGCCCTTGCCCACGAAGATATCATCGACGACATGCCCACTCGTTTCAAGTACACTCCATCAGCACCTGCTTCCTTTGGTCTCACGCCTGTGGAGATTCTGCTGGCCACCGACGACGAGCTCAACAAGCTGGTTACTATGAAGGGTATTGCGCCTTACAGAAAGGGTGGGATCGGAATGCAAGGTAAAGGCTTGGGCAAGAGAGTCAGGGAACTGAAGGACAAgctgagagagaggagatggggtGAGGAACCCTCTCAGTCTAAGAgcagggaggagaagaaggaaaagaagagaaagaggtatgatgatgaggagcgCGGACATGGCgaaaagcaagagaagaagagtgaggGCGAGATCACAGAGAAGAGCGAAAAGGTCAGAAACGGGAAGCGactgggaaagaaggaacgtATGAGACTTCAAAAGGCTGCGGAGGCTGCTGGTGCCGCTGGTGCTGCTGTTGGTGAGCCTGAAAGTGTACctggagagaagaagagaaaagtcGAATCAGGTGAAACGTTGGCTGATGCCCCGGCGGCAAATGGAGAGGAGGCAGGTGACAAAAAGAAGCgccgaaagaagaagaaaagtaaGGCGGATGGTGAAGCTTGA